A window of Kangiella sp. TOML190 genomic DNA:
CCAACTTCACAAAAATAGATTGCTATGGTTTGGGTTGATTGGGCCATTTTGGCCATTATTGGGCTCTCTGCCTTAATCAGTTTGATGCGCGGCTTTGTGCGTGAAGCCTTATCTCTTGCTGGCTGGATTGCAGCTTTTCTTTTAGCCAAAACTTTTTACGAACCCGTTGCACAAATGTTGGTTGAGCATATTGAAACCAACAGCTTGCGGCTTGGCGTGGCCTGGGTCAGTATCTTCATCATTACCCTATTTATTGCTGGTGTGATTAATTACATGATTGGGAAAATGATCGATAAAGCAGGCTTAAGCGGCACCGATCGTTTTTTGGGTATGGGTTTTGGGGCATTGCGAGGAGTTTTGATCGTTGCTTTGATCATCTTAGGCTTAAGACAGTTTACTCCTGTACCGAAAGATGATTGGTGGGGCGAATCAAAGCTAATTCCGCACATGGAAGTGGTTGCAGAATGGTTTTACGATAAGTTAGGAGATGTGGTTGATATCCCAGAGTTGGAGAAAAACCAATCTAACAAGTCGCCTGAAGATCAACCGATGCCTTTAGATCCCATTCAAGCTAAAGCGCAAAAGGCTTTATTAGAGCAGGGGTTAGAGCAGCTTCAAGATTCAACAGTAGAGCAAGACGATTCAGATCAGTAAAGATTAAGCAAAGGTTAAACAAAATATGTGCGGTATAGTTGGTATTGTAGGAAAATCTCCTGTTAACCAAAGTATCTATGATGCTTTGACCGTGTTACAACACCGAGGGCAGGATG
This region includes:
- a CDS encoding CvpA family protein, which gives rise to MVWVDWAILAIIGLSALISLMRGFVREALSLAGWIAAFLLAKTFYEPVAQMLVEHIETNSLRLGVAWVSIFIITLFIAGVINYMIGKMIDKAGLSGTDRFLGMGFGALRGVLIVALIILGLRQFTPVPKDDWWGESKLIPHMEVVAEWFYDKLGDVVDIPELEKNQSNKSPEDQPMPLDPIQAKAQKALLEQGLEQLQDSTVEQDDSDQ